Proteins encoded in a region of the Pseudomonas viciae genome:
- the gspM gene encoding type II secretion system protein GspM — MNKQSLALLWARWQTLRTRCRTSWQGLAVREQRAVALAALVLGGCLVWLALIEPPLKTIAYWQTETPKLRSQTEALEVLLRDIGGPAQGQPLEAALRQALDASGLNAHYQLQAPGAETPNAWQLTFTDAPADGVIGWLLSSPAQFSLEVIEARLQRSATATSGNAENTDITAGTLSGTVRMNQAPGAKEAS, encoded by the coding sequence ATGAATAAGCAATCCCTGGCCTTGTTGTGGGCGCGCTGGCAAACCCTTCGCACGCGTTGCCGGACGTCCTGGCAGGGCCTGGCCGTGCGCGAACAACGTGCCGTGGCCCTGGCGGCGTTGGTACTGGGCGGTTGCCTGGTCTGGCTGGCGCTGATCGAGCCGCCGCTCAAGACCATCGCTTATTGGCAGACCGAAACCCCGAAGCTGCGCTCGCAGACCGAAGCCCTGGAAGTGCTGCTGCGCGACATCGGCGGCCCGGCGCAGGGCCAACCTCTTGAAGCAGCCCTGCGCCAGGCCCTCGACGCCAGTGGCCTGAATGCGCATTACCAATTGCAGGCGCCAGGCGCCGAGACCCCCAACGCCTGGCAGCTGACCTTCACCGACGCCCCGGCCGACGGGGTGATCGGCTGGCTGTTGAGCAGCCCGGCACAATTTTCCCTGGAAGTGATCGAGGCCCGTTTGCAACGGTCGGCCACGGCCACCTCTGGCAACGCCGAAAACACTGACATTACCGCCGGCACACTGTCCGGAACCGTTCGCATGAATCAGGCGCCAGGCGCTAAGGAAGCTTCATGA
- the gspE gene encoding type II secretion system ATPase GspE, whose translation MNTLPYAWAKAQRLVLRQSDDGAVLMVCPSTPGWSISEVRRQFGEVRLERVRDEELDGLLNTAYADTGSAAAVVGAAENEVDLDRLMQDIPEITDLLDTQDGAPVIRMINALLTQAARDEASDIHIEPYESHSVVRYRVDGTLRDVVSPRKALHGALVSRIKIMAQLDIAEKRLPQDGRIALRVAGRPIDIRVSTVPTGHGERVVMRLLDKQAGRLQLETLGMDPDVLGKLDHLIRQPHGIVLVTGPTGSGKTTSLYAALARLDASVHNILTVEDPVEYDLPGISQIQVNAKIDMTFALALRAILRQDPDIIMIGEIRDLETAQIAVQASLTGHLVLATLHTNDAVSAVNRLIDMGVEPFLLASSMLGVLAQRLVRRLCPQCKQADPAAPGTWRPVGCPTCNQTGYSGRTGIHELFCIDDDIRTLIHQGAGEQALRAAARQAGMFSMREDGERWVRSGATAPEEILRVTRDA comes from the coding sequence ATGAACACCCTCCCATACGCCTGGGCCAAGGCCCAGCGCCTGGTACTGCGTCAGTCCGACGACGGCGCGGTGTTGATGGTGTGTCCGTCCACGCCGGGCTGGTCCATCAGTGAAGTACGTCGCCAGTTCGGCGAGGTACGCCTGGAGCGGGTGCGTGACGAGGAACTCGATGGGTTGCTCAATACGGCCTACGCCGACACCGGCAGCGCCGCCGCCGTGGTGGGCGCGGCGGAGAACGAGGTGGACCTCGACCGGCTGATGCAGGACATACCCGAGATCACCGACCTACTGGATACCCAGGACGGCGCGCCGGTAATCCGCATGATCAACGCCTTGCTGACCCAGGCCGCACGGGACGAGGCCAGCGACATTCACATCGAGCCCTACGAAAGCCATTCGGTGGTGCGCTACCGGGTCGACGGCACCCTGCGCGACGTGGTTTCGCCACGCAAGGCCCTGCACGGCGCGCTGGTGTCGCGGATCAAGATCATGGCCCAGCTCGACATCGCCGAAAAACGCCTGCCCCAGGACGGGCGCATCGCCTTGCGCGTGGCCGGGCGACCGATCGACATCCGTGTCTCGACGGTGCCCACCGGCCATGGCGAACGGGTGGTGATGCGGTTGCTGGACAAGCAAGCTGGACGCCTGCAACTGGAAACGTTGGGGATGGACCCGGACGTGCTGGGCAAGCTCGATCACCTGATCCGTCAGCCCCACGGCATCGTGCTGGTCACCGGCCCCACCGGCAGTGGCAAGACCACCAGCCTCTACGCCGCCCTGGCTCGTCTGGACGCCAGTGTCCACAACATCCTCACCGTGGAAGATCCAGTGGAATACGACCTGCCGGGCATCAGCCAGATCCAGGTCAACGCCAAGATCGACATGACCTTCGCCCTGGCCTTGCGGGCGATCCTGCGCCAGGACCCGGACATCATCATGATCGGTGAAATCCGCGATCTGGAGACCGCACAAATCGCCGTGCAGGCCTCCCTCACCGGTCACCTGGTGCTGGCCACGTTGCACACCAATGACGCGGTGTCGGCCGTCAATCGTCTGATCGACATGGGCGTCGAGCCGTTCCTGCTGGCCTCGTCGATGCTTGGCGTGCTCGCCCAGCGTCTGGTGCGCAGGCTGTGCCCGCAGTGCAAACAAGCCGATCCGGCAGCGCCCGGCACCTGGCGCCCGGTGGGTTGCCCGACCTGTAACCAGACCGGCTACAGCGGCCGCACCGGTATTCATGAGTTGTTCTGCATCGACGATGACATCCGCACGCTCATCCACCAAGGGGCAGGGGAGCAGGCGCTGCGTGCGGCCGCCCGCCAGGCTGGCATGTTCAGCATGCGCGAGGATGGTGAACGTTGGGTTCGCAGCGGCGCCACCGCCCCTGAAGAAATCTTGCGCGTGACACGGGACGCCTGA
- a CDS encoding substrate-binding domain-containing protein: protein MFNQFPKTVALLCGAICAPFALADVNGGGATLPQPLYQTSGVLTTGFAPYIGVGSGAGKVAFLNNDYSRFVPGDTSKNVHWAASDSKLTATELSTYVSVHGATWGPLIQIPSAATSVAIPFNKAGTANVDLSVNQLCGIFSGRLTDWSQIIGAGRTGAITVVYPQGSSGTTELFTRFLNAKCAETGTFAVTTNFASTYSGGLPVGAISANGSSGVMSAVNAAQGRITYMSPAYAASALAGLDDATKVARVAGVSPAPANISAAIANIDVPAAYNRANPNAWVPVFAATTNPNDPSVVAYPTTGYPILGFTNLILSQCYTDPSQSAQVRGFLTRHYGALAVNNNDSAIIANRLLPLSARLKTFIRSSFLTASNGLSVGNPNVCNGIGRPL from the coding sequence ATGTTCAACCAATTTCCCAAGACCGTTGCATTGTTGTGCGGCGCTATATGTGCGCCGTTTGCACTGGCAGATGTCAATGGCGGTGGCGCTACTTTGCCTCAGCCGCTTTACCAAACGTCCGGCGTATTGACCACCGGTTTTGCTCCTTACATCGGTGTGGGCAGTGGAGCAGGCAAGGTAGCGTTCCTGAACAACGATTACTCTCGGTTCGTACCGGGCGATACCAGTAAAAATGTGCATTGGGCTGCCAGCGACTCGAAGCTCACCGCTACCGAACTGAGTACCTACGTCAGCGTTCACGGTGCGACCTGGGGGCCATTGATTCAGATACCGTCGGCGGCCACGTCGGTTGCCATTCCTTTCAATAAAGCAGGGACCGCTAACGTCGATTTGAGCGTGAATCAACTGTGCGGCATCTTCTCTGGACGGCTTACTGACTGGAGCCAGATCATCGGGGCCGGCCGTACCGGTGCCATTACCGTCGTTTACCCCCAAGGTTCCAGTGGTACTACGGAGCTGTTTACCCGTTTCCTGAATGCCAAGTGCGCTGAAACCGGCACCTTTGCCGTCACCACCAACTTTGCCTCCACCTATAGTGGCGGCCTTCCGGTCGGTGCAATATCAGCAAACGGTAGTTCAGGTGTCATGAGTGCGGTGAATGCGGCTCAAGGTCGTATCACCTACATGAGCCCCGCCTATGCAGCGTCCGCGCTGGCCGGTCTGGACGACGCCACAAAAGTGGCGCGGGTTGCTGGTGTTTCTCCAGCACCAGCGAATATTTCGGCTGCGATCGCGAACATTGACGTACCTGCCGCCTACAATCGCGCCAACCCTAATGCCTGGGTTCCGGTGTTCGCCGCAACCACCAACCCTAACGACCCAAGCGTCGTGGCGTACCCAACCACCGGTTATCCGATTTTGGGCTTTACAAATCTGATCCTGAGCCAGTGCTACACCGACCCTTCGCAGAGCGCACAAGTGCGAGGTTTCCTCACTCGTCACTATGGTGCATTGGCCGTAAACAACAATGACTCCGCTATCATCGCCAATCGCCTCTTGCCACTGTCAGCCCGTTTGAAAACCTTTATTCGTTCCAGCTTCCTGACCGCTAGCAATGGTCTAAGTGTCGGCAACCCTAACGTCTGCAATGGCATCGGTCGCCCTCTGTAA
- the gspD gene encoding type II secretion system secretin GspD, whose protein sequence is MKGASYPRHWRKAAPLLLLALSACNSTPPASQPPLLVDSELGIPLGSTQRSGDALLDRQRAQDLREQKPAVRHQVDLTARARAPRASPSASNPLGDQPVTLNFVEADIQAVVRALSRSTGQQFLVDPRVKGNLTLVSEGQVPAHQAYDMLLAALRMQGFSVVDVGGVAQVVPEADAKLLGGPIYSADKPAGNGMLTRTFRLQYENAVNLIPVLRPIVSPNNPINAYPGNNTIVVTDYAENLSRVAQLIEGIDTPSAIDTDVVPIHNGIAVDIAQMVSDLLETQGGDQTQKINVIGDPRSNSIIIRAGSPERTELARNLIYKLDNAQNNPSNLHVVYLRNAQAGKLAQSLRGLLTGESEGEGSDNARSVLSGMGASTSGQSGQGSGGDGSSSTTSGSASTTGNGYAQGSGGQTSASTQNEQNTAFSAGGVTIQADATTNTLLISAPDPLYRNLREVIDLLDQRRAQVVIESLIVEVGEDDASEFGVQWQSGNLGGSGVIGGVNLGGTGLNLNGKTSIDVLPQGLNLGVVNGTVDIPGIGKILDLKVLARALKSKGGTNVLSTPNLLTLDNEAASIFVGQTIPFVSGSYVTGGGGTSNNPFQTVTREEVGLKLNVRPQISEGGTVKLDIYQEVSSVDNRASSTTGIVTNKRAIDTSILLDDGQIMVLGGLLQDGYSQSNDAVPWLSTIPGVGALFRNERRQITKTNLMVFLRPYIIRDTAAGRGITLNRYDFMRRAQGLLQPDRSWAMPDMQAPQLPASARAIPGAAPVGLQTPRAVIKAVPIEGGAR, encoded by the coding sequence ATGAAGGGTGCCAGCTACCCACGTCATTGGCGCAAGGCCGCGCCGTTGCTGTTGCTTGCATTGAGCGCGTGCAACAGCACGCCGCCAGCGTCGCAGCCACCGTTGTTGGTGGACAGTGAGCTGGGCATCCCGTTGGGCAGTACCCAGCGCAGCGGCGACGCGCTATTGGATCGTCAACGGGCCCAGGACTTGCGTGAACAGAAACCTGCGGTGCGGCATCAGGTCGATCTCACCGCCCGGGCCCGCGCGCCTCGCGCCAGTCCTTCGGCGAGCAATCCGCTGGGTGATCAACCGGTGACCCTGAATTTTGTCGAGGCCGACATTCAGGCTGTGGTGCGGGCCTTGTCCCGCTCCACCGGCCAACAGTTTCTGGTGGACCCTCGGGTCAAGGGCAACCTGACGCTGGTGTCCGAAGGCCAGGTGCCGGCTCATCAGGCCTACGACATGCTGCTGGCCGCGCTGCGCATGCAAGGCTTCAGCGTGGTGGACGTTGGCGGCGTGGCCCAGGTGGTGCCGGAGGCCGATGCCAAGCTGCTGGGCGGGCCGATCTACAGCGCCGATAAACCGGCCGGCAACGGCATGCTGACCCGCACTTTCCGCTTGCAATACGAAAACGCGGTGAACCTGATCCCGGTGCTGCGCCCGATCGTGTCGCCGAACAACCCGATCAACGCCTACCCGGGCAACAACACCATTGTCGTCACCGACTATGCCGAGAACCTGTCACGGGTGGCGCAGCTCATCGAAGGCATCGATACCCCCAGCGCCATCGACACCGATGTGGTGCCGATCCACAACGGCATCGCCGTGGACATCGCGCAGATGGTTTCCGACTTGCTGGAAACCCAGGGCGGCGACCAGACCCAGAAAATCAACGTGATCGGTGACCCGCGTTCCAATTCCATCATCATCCGCGCCGGCAGTCCCGAGCGCACCGAGCTGGCGCGCAACCTGATCTACAAGCTCGACAACGCCCAGAACAATCCGAGCAACCTGCACGTGGTGTACTTGCGCAATGCCCAGGCCGGCAAACTGGCCCAGTCCCTGCGCGGTTTGCTCACTGGGGAAAGCGAAGGCGAGGGCAGCGACAACGCCCGTTCGGTGCTCAGCGGCATGGGCGCCAGCACCAGCGGCCAGAGTGGGCAGGGCAGCGGCGGCGATGGCAGCAGTAGCACCACCAGCGGCAGTGCTTCGACCACCGGCAACGGCTACGCCCAGGGCAGCGGCGGGCAGACTTCCGCCTCGACGCAGAACGAGCAGAACACCGCCTTCAGCGCTGGCGGCGTGACCATCCAGGCCGACGCCACCACCAACACCTTGCTGATCTCCGCGCCGGACCCGCTGTACCGCAACCTGCGCGAAGTCATCGACCTGCTGGACCAGCGCCGCGCCCAAGTGGTGATCGAGAGCTTGATCGTCGAGGTCGGCGAGGACGACGCCAGCGAGTTCGGCGTGCAATGGCAGAGCGGCAACCTGGGCGGCAGCGGCGTGATCGGTGGGGTCAATCTCGGCGGCACGGGGCTCAACCTCAATGGCAAGACCAGCATCGACGTGCTGCCCCAGGGCCTGAACCTCGGCGTGGTCAATGGCACGGTGGACATTCCCGGCATCGGCAAGATCCTCGACCTCAAGGTCCTGGCCCGGGCGTTGAAGAGCAAGGGCGGCACCAATGTGTTGTCGACGCCGAACCTACTGACCCTGGACAACGAAGCGGCGAGCATTTTTGTCGGCCAGACCATTCCGTTTGTCAGCGGCAGCTATGTCACCGGTGGCGGTGGCACCAGCAACAACCCGTTCCAGACCGTGACCCGCGAAGAGGTCGGCTTGAAGCTCAATGTCCGGCCGCAAATTTCCGAGGGCGGCACGGTCAAGCTCGATATCTATCAAGAGGTCAGCAGCGTCGACAACCGCGCTTCGAGCACCACCGGGATTGTCACCAACAAGCGCGCCATCGACACCAGCATCCTGTTGGACGACGGGCAGATCATGGTCCTCGGTGGGTTGCTGCAGGATGGCTACAGCCAGAGCAATGACGCGGTGCCGTGGCTGTCGACCATCCCCGGTGTCGGTGCGCTGTTTCGCAACGAGCGGCGGCAGATCACCAAGACCAACCTGATGGTGTTCCTGCGGCCGTACATCATCCGCGACACGGCGGCGGGACGCGGCATCACCCTCAACCGCTACGACTTCATGCGCCGCGCCCAAGGCCTGCTGCAACCGGATCGCAGTTGGGCCATGCCGGACATGCAGGCGCCGCAACTGCCGGCCTCGGCCCGGGCGATTCCGGGGGCGGCGCCGGTTGGCTTGCAAACGCCGAGGGCGGTGATCAAGGCAGTGCCGATCGAAGGAGGCGCTCGCTGA
- the gspF gene encoding type II secretion system inner membrane protein GspF, producing the protein MNRYRFEAADATGKIEVGHLEADSQGAAFNLLRSRGLTALQVQVERNTTQANGGGLFSAKLSDNDLAWATRQLASLLGASLPLEAALSATVEQAERKHIAQTLSAVRADVRGGMRLAEALAARPRDFPEIYRALIAAGEESGDLAQVMERLADYIEERNNLRGKILTAFIYPGVVGLVSIAIVIFLLSYVVPQVVSAFSQARQDLPGLTVAMLTASDFIRAWGWLCFGVLAGGFWSWRMYLRNPAARLNWHARVLRLPLIGRFVLGLNTARFASTLAILGGAGVPLLRALEAARQTLSNDRLSLSVSDATAKVREGVNLAAALRVEKVFPPVLIHLIASGEKTGCLPPMLERAAQTLSRDIERRAMGMTALLEPLMIVIMGGVVLVIVMAVLLPIIEINQLVQ; encoded by the coding sequence ATGAATCGCTACCGTTTCGAGGCCGCTGACGCCACCGGAAAAATCGAGGTCGGGCACCTGGAAGCCGACAGCCAGGGGGCGGCCTTCAACCTGCTGCGCAGCCGCGGCCTGACGGCGTTGCAGGTGCAGGTCGAACGCAATACCACGCAGGCCAATGGCGGTGGCTTGTTCAGCGCCAAACTCTCGGACAACGACTTGGCCTGGGCCACCCGACAACTGGCGAGCCTGTTGGGGGCGAGCCTGCCATTGGAGGCAGCATTAAGCGCCACGGTGGAGCAGGCCGAACGCAAGCACATCGCCCAGACCCTCAGCGCAGTGCGCGCCGACGTGCGCGGCGGCATGCGCCTGGCCGAAGCCCTGGCCGCGCGGCCACGGGACTTCCCGGAAATCTACCGGGCGCTGATTGCCGCCGGCGAGGAGTCCGGCGACCTGGCCCAGGTGATGGAGCGGCTGGCGGATTACATCGAAGAGCGCAACAACCTGCGGGGCAAGATCCTTACCGCGTTTATCTATCCGGGTGTAGTGGGGCTGGTGTCGATCGCTATTGTGATTTTCCTCCTCAGCTATGTGGTGCCACAGGTGGTCAGCGCGTTCTCCCAGGCCCGGCAGGACTTGCCCGGGCTGACCGTGGCGATGCTCACCGCCAGTGACTTCATCCGTGCCTGGGGCTGGTTGTGTTTTGGCGTGCTGGCCGGTGGGTTCTGGAGTTGGCGCATGTACTTGCGCAACCCGGCAGCGCGGTTGAACTGGCATGCGCGGGTGCTGCGCCTGCCGCTGATCGGACGCTTCGTGCTGGGCCTCAACACCGCGCGCTTTGCCTCGACCCTGGCGATTCTCGGCGGCGCCGGGGTGCCGTTGCTGCGGGCCCTGGAGGCGGCGCGCCAGACCCTGTCCAACGACCGGCTGAGCCTGAGTGTCAGCGATGCCACGGCCAAGGTCCGCGAAGGGGTCAACCTGGCCGCAGCGTTGCGGGTGGAAAAAGTCTTCCCGCCGGTGCTGATCCACCTGATCGCCAGTGGCGAGAAAACTGGCTGCCTGCCACCGATGCTCGAACGCGCCGCGCAAACCCTGTCCCGCGACATCGAACGCCGGGCCATGGGCATGACCGCACTGCTGGAACCGCTGATGATCGTGATCATGGGCGGCGTGGTGCTGGTGATCGTCATGGCGGTGTTGTTGCCGATTATCGAGATCAACCAGTTGGTCCAGTAA
- a CDS encoding substrate-binding domain-containing protein has translation MFKRNVLAVSLTLAGLCAAQAAMADVNGGGATLPQPLYQTSGVLTAGFAPYIGVGSGAGKAAFLNNDYTKFVAGNTSKNVHWAGSDSKLSQAELDGYVANHGAAWGPLIQVPSVATSVAIPFNKTGTANVNLSVDQLCGVFSGRLNDWSQITGSGRTGAITVVYRAESSGTTELFTRFLNAKCAEPNSAKFAITTNFASSFSGGLPSGAVSATGSQAVMTAVNAAQGRITYMSPDYAATTLAGLDDATKVARVAGVSPAPANVSTAIAAVSVPAAANRANPNAWVPVFAATTNPNDPSVVAYPTTGYPILGFTNLIFSQCYANAAQTTQVRDFFTRHYNATAANNNDAAITANRFVPLPAAWKTAIRGSFVTATNTLSIGNTNVCNGIGRPL, from the coding sequence ATGTTTAAGCGCAACGTTCTCGCGGTATCCCTGACCCTCGCCGGCCTCTGCGCCGCTCAGGCCGCCATGGCTGATGTCAATGGCGGTGGTGCCACCTTGCCTCAGCCGCTGTACCAGACTTCCGGCGTACTGACTGCCGGTTTCGCCCCTTACATCGGTGTGGGCAGCGGTGCTGGCAAGGCTGCTTTCCTGAACAACGACTACACCAAGTTCGTGGCTGGCAACACCAGCAAAAACGTGCACTGGGCGGGTAGTGATTCGAAGCTCAGCCAGGCTGAGCTGGATGGCTACGTTGCCAACCACGGTGCCGCTTGGGGTCCATTGATCCAGGTGCCTTCGGTCGCCACTTCGGTTGCCATTCCCTTCAACAAGACCGGCACTGCTAACGTCAACTTGAGCGTTGACCAGTTGTGTGGCGTGTTCTCCGGCCGTCTGAACGACTGGAGCCAGATCACCGGCTCGGGCCGTACCGGCGCAATTACCGTGGTTTATCGTGCTGAGAGCAGCGGTACCACTGAGCTGTTCACTCGTTTCCTGAACGCCAAGTGCGCTGAACCTAACAGCGCCAAGTTCGCAATCACCACCAACTTCGCCTCCAGCTTCAGCGGCGGTCTGCCATCCGGTGCCGTTTCCGCCACTGGCAGCCAGGCTGTGATGACTGCTGTGAACGCTGCCCAGGGTCGTATCACCTACATGAGCCCGGACTACGCCGCCACCACCTTGGCCGGTCTGGATGACGCCACCAAGGTTGCTCGCGTTGCCGGTGTTTCCCCTGCCCCAGCCAACGTATCGACTGCCATCGCTGCTGTTTCAGTACCAGCCGCCGCCAACCGCGCCAATCCGAACGCCTGGGTGCCGGTGTTCGCCGCAACCACTAACCCTAACGATCCAAGCGTCGTGGCTTACCCAACCACCGGTTATCCGATCCTGGGCTTCACCAACCTGATCTTCAGCCAGTGCTATGCCAACGCTGCGCAAACCACGCAGGTGCGAGACTTCTTCACCCGCCACTACAACGCCACGGCAGCGAACAACAACGACGCAGCAATCACCGCCAACCGCTTCGTACCGCTCCCAGCGGCCTGGAAGACCGCCATCCGTGGCAGCTTCGTGACCGCAACCAACACCCTTAGCATCGGCAACACCAACGTCTGCAACGGCATCGGTCGTCCGCTGTAA